GTTCGAGAAGATAGGATTCACGATAACGGAACGACTCAGCATGGAGGGCAAGCAGTTCGTACGCATGGAAGCGTCAAAAGAGGAGATCAAGACCTCGATCATGAGAGCTTGACAAACAGTCAAAGAGGTCTATCCTTTACGTAATAATTATAAGGAGGATATGATGAAAAAGAAGAGAGGTTTCCTGAGGAAAATTATGGGCTTCTTAGTGACAGCTTTTTTATCCGTATGTTTAACGGGTTGTTTTTCGCCCGTTTACGATACAGCACGCACTTATACCGGTCTCACGGTAGGAGGAGGGGTTGCCTACCACGACATGAACTATACGAGCGGAACGCCGGATTTTACGGCGAAGGGCGTACGGCCCGATTTCTGCGTAGGATTCGCTCCAGTGAACTGGTTCAGCGTTGTGGGACATGCAGGTTTCTTGATTTCTGCGGACACGAGCGATGGTCAGGCGTACCCTTTTGCAGGCGCGGGCGTCAAGTTCTCGACCCCCTGGGAGGTCTTCAACATGGGAATAAGGATAGAGGCCGAGTTTCCGCGAATAGGTTCTATCACTCCCATGATAGGCTTTTCGATTCCCAAGCGATGGGAGATAGTTACCCCGGGCATTTCAACCTCCTACTTGATAATCCCTGCGTCGGCTTTTATAAACATTCACCCTTTCAAAGGCGCACATCTTTTCGCGGGCGTCTCGCTTCCTGACAATGATGATGCGCCGGAGGTGTGTTTGGGAATAGGATACACGTATACGTTTGAATTTTCCAGTGAGTAGAGGAGGAAGTATGAAGAAGAGAGGGATAATCCTTGGATCAATCGCAGTCATCTCTACATTGATGACAACAGGCTGCGTTTCCCCCTTTTACGGCGCTTCAAGGATAGAGCCGGGCTGGGATTTGAATGCAGGTTTGGCTTTAACGAGTTTTTCTTCGCCTGCTTACGACTGGAATTACTGCATAGGCCTGCGCGGGGATTGCGAAATAGGTTACGGATTCAACAAATACTTTAAAGCAGGCGGCCGAGTTGGGGGAGGAGGAGGTTTTTCAATTCCCGGCGGCGAGGAGCCGCCGACTTCATACTCAGGTCCTTTTCCATTGATTGAAGGCGCACTGGCAGTTCAGGGCTCATACCCTTTCAAACAAGTAACGCCTGCCTTGCGTATTGAGGCGGGTTCAAATTTTTCTATTATGCCTCTTGTGGGTTTTGGTTATCCTGAGTGGTTGACTCTTGGATGTCGTATCTGGTTTTTGTATACTGCCGAAGTTTTAGTTCCTGATTTCTTTGTGACGGTTCGTCCCTTGCCCAGGCTGTCAATATTTGCGGGCGTCAACGCCGTCTCGATTTTAACTGAGTCGTTACCGATTGCCTCAATAGGCTTTGGCTATAAACTTAAATAATAAAAGGAGGATAAGATGAAAAGAATAATCTTAGCGCTATCTCTTTTTGCTTTTGCGAGTCAACTTATGGCATTCATGCCCCAGTACTACGAAACAGCAGAGGTTACCCCAGGTAAGGGTTCGTTACTTTTGAGTGTCGCGCCGGCAATGTACGGCTACGGATTCGAAGATTCGTATTGGTCAGAGGGTTATGGAGCTAATGTTGAACTCTCCTTCCGGAAAACTATCAACATTGATACTTCTCTTGCCCTTTTTGGGTATGCTGGAGGACTTATAGGGACTAATTCTTTGGGTTTTACCTTAAGCAAGAATCCAGATATTGGCATATGGCCTAACGGTGGTGTAGGTGCACAAGTTGAGTTTCTTGAAAACCCTTCCCTTGCCCTACAGTTATCCGCCGAGTTTCCCTCCGTACTCTCCCTGATATTTCTTGCCGGAATAAACTCGAGCAAGCTAAACCGTGAAGTAGCGACCTTCGGACTGAAAAGCCTGTTCTACTATCCAGGCATGGCATTTATCACGTTGCATCCATTATCAAACTTGCACATCTCTATTGGCGCATCAACTCTTATATTTTTGGGTTATGAGCTACATGCCGGCTTAGCTTACACATTTTAAAGTCAAGGTCAAGGAACTTTCGAGTATCAATCAAATTCAAGTGCCGTCCATGGATAGCATTTATATTGACATACCCCTCAAAGGGAGTAAAATCCCTTCTCAAACAACATAGGCCGGAGTAGCTCAGTCGGTTAGAGCAGCTGTTTTGTAAACAGCAGGTCGGGGGTTCGATTCCCTTCTCCGGCTTGGTATTGATTTTGAAAACCGGGTAGGTACCCAAGTGGCCAAAGGGGGCAGACTGTAAATCTGCTGGCTGTATGCCTTCGGAGGTTCGAATCCTTCCCTGCCCATTATACCCCGCGAAAATACTTCGCATTTTCGCGGGGTGTTCCTTTTTAGTTGATTTAGTTTAAGGAGTTATGTTATTGGAAGAAACAGGAGGCTAAAGTTTCTTATGAAGTTCTGTCTTTGCGATCTTTTCGTTTTGAGCGAAAAGGAGCATACAAGGGTCCCCATGGAAACACAAAGTGTTTCCATGGGGATCTTATATTTAGCCCAAATCCCGGCTGGAATCTGATCCATACCGGGATTCGAGCTTTGGTTGCGTTGGTGATGTGGGTAACTATAAATTCATACGTTTGTAGAGCATGTCTATTTTTTCAAGATAGAGTTCGAGTGAGAATATCTCTTCGAGTTCTTTTTTACTAAGTTTTTCCGTAACCTTTTCCTCATCCTTAGCTATCTTCTCAAAAGGCAATCCGCTTTCCTTCACCTTGAACGCTATGGTTTGAACCAGTCTGTATGCATCCTCGCGCGTCATGCCCTTTCGAATCAACGCTAAAAGCAGTCTTTGCGAATAGAATGTTCCTCCGGTTCCCTCAAGTATTCTTTTCATGTTTTCAGGCTCAACCCTTAATCCGGAAATTATCGCCTTCATCTTTAAGAGAAGATAATGAGCGAGATTGAATGAATCTGGAAGCATCACGCGTTCGGCGGATGAATGAGATATATCCCGCTCGAACCAGAGCGCCACATTTTCCAAAGCCACCTGTACGTTGGCCTTCAGTATCCTAGAGAGTCCGCAAACGCGTTCGCACAGTACAGGGTTGCGTTTCTGGGGCATTGCAGAAGAGCCTGTCTGGCGCTCCTTGAAGGGTTCAAAGAGTTCGTCAAGACCCTCAAGCTGGGATATGCGGATATTCAAGGCCATACGTTCGAGCCACGTTCCTACTAATGCGAGCGTAAAAACGAGCACCGCGTGCCTGTCTCTCGGAATCACCTGCGTTGCAACAGGCTCAGGCTCGAGGCCTAAGTCCTTCAAAGCCTCCTCCTCGACCCCAGGAGGAAGAACGGTGAATGTTCCAACGGTTCCCGATATGCGACCTCTTGCAGAAATATGCCTGGCGCGCTTTATATCCGCTGCAACCCTTAAGCCCTCGGCATACCACGAAAGAACTCTTGCTCCGAATGTTATTGGTTCTGCTCCGCGGCCGTGAGTGCGGCCAAGTACAGGCGTGTTTTTGTGTTTTAAGGCAAGTTCTTTCAAAAGTTCGCAAAGCTCTTTAATCTCCGCTTCAACCAGGTCCAGCGATTCAATAATCCTGAGCGATGTTGCGTTGTCCACAACATCGTAGGAAGTCAGCCCGTAGTGAAGGAATTCCTTTGAACATGGAGCGGCTTCCCATACCGTTTGCAGAAAGGCGGTTACTTCGTGCTCTGTTTCGCGTTCTATCTCTGAAACTCTTTTGTGGTCAACATCCTCTAATCCCTTCAGGCATTCGCTCAATCCATTAGGGATGATTCCGAGTTTCTCCTCGGCGCGCGCGACCGCCTTTTCGACCTTCAGCCAGTAGCGGAACCGGTTTTCGTCCGTCCATATATCCTTCATTTGCGGAGTGGAATATCTCTCAACCATTCGACCACCTCAACTGTCTGTAGTTTATTGAAAGGCGTGCATTCGGAGGTCGTTTGAGGAATACCGCCGATTTTACTCCTATTTTGGACATGAAAAGTCTCTGCACAAAATTGCAGCGCCTGCCGAAACGTTTTATCATGGAACCTAGAAGTGATCGGTTGTTAAAATGTCTGGTTTTCATATTAAAAGCCCCGGTACAAGCGGTACCGTCCTCCGCCGCGTTCAATAACGAGAGACTTTGGGTCATGTTCCGCTTTTAAGGCTTGCTTCAGATTTTTTACGTTTGAAACCTTGTAGGAACCATAGGCAAGAATTACATCGCCTTCGGAAAGGCCGAGCTTTGATGCAAAGCCGCCTTTTTCAACCTTTGATACATAAACGCCTTCCTGGCTTTGTATGTTGAAGCGGTAGCGCGTTGCGGGGTCAATCTCCATGACTTCGGCCCCAAGGTCCGCTATCATTTCCGCTTTTTGAGGTTCGTATTCGGAAGCCTTCAGGGTTCTTGTGAAGGATTTTCCTTCGTCGGTTATTCCTGATAGCCTTACTGTATCGCCTACGAAGAGTCCCATCTCCATCATCTGCCAGTCTGCCTCGCTTGAATACTTTATTCCGTTTGCAGAGATTACAACCCAGGCCTCAGATATTCCGGCCGTGGCTGCCGGGGTGTTGGGGAAAACGTTCGTAATGATGAGGCCGGTCGTTCCTGAGATTCCCATGGCTCTTGCCATTTCTGAAGTAAGGGTTTGCACTCCCATGCCGAGCCAGGCGTTTCTTCTTGTTGCGTGTGATTGGAGCTCGTATATGAACTTCTTGACCTGATTTATAGGAATGGCAAACCCGAGACCTTCGGAGCCTCCGCTTTGCGTGAAGATGAATGTGTTTATGCCTATTACCTCGCCGAGGATGTTTACAAGGGGACCGCCCGAGTTACCAGGGTTTATTGCCGCATCGGTCTGGATTACACCGGTGTAGTTAAACTGCTTTCCTTGTTGTGATTGAACCCTTCGGTCAACGGCGGAAACCACTCCCACTGTAACGCTCGGTCTTGCGTCAGCCATAAGGAATCCGAATGGGTTTCCAAGAGCTATTGTCCATTCTCCTATCATTATGTCGTCAGAATTCCCGAGCG
This DNA window, taken from bacterium, encodes the following:
- the purB gene encoding adenylosuccinate lyase, producing the protein MVERYSTPQMKDIWTDENRFRYWLKVEKAVARAEEKLGIIPNGLSECLKGLEDVDHKRVSEIERETEHEVTAFLQTVWEAAPCSKEFLHYGLTSYDVVDNATSLRIIESLDLVEAEIKELCELLKELALKHKNTPVLGRTHGRGAEPITFGARVLSWYAEGLRVAADIKRARHISARGRISGTVGTFTVLPPGVEEEALKDLGLEPEPVATQVIPRDRHAVLVFTLALVGTWLERMALNIRISQLEGLDELFEPFKERQTGSSAMPQKRNPVLCERVCGLSRILKANVQVALENVALWFERDISHSSAERVMLPDSFNLAHYLLLKMKAIISGLRVEPENMKRILEGTGGTFYSQRLLLALIRKGMTREDAYRLVQTIAFKVKESGLPFEKIAKDEEKVTEKLSKKELEEIFSLELYLEKIDMLYKRMNL
- a CDS encoding trypsin-like serine protease, which translates into the protein MTKINFNILPILVLLGLSSILKAQPTERDSVNAIVSDARRTGIVVASQKVMPSVVSITVFQTQTYSSPFSDPFFREFFGQMFPYDYSREIQSLGSGLILSKDGNIITNAHVVKNADKIKVTLADGRNYDVKVKGIDEALDLALLEITNPPNDLYPAALGNSDDIMIGEWTIALGNPFGFLMADARPSVTVGVVSAVDRRVQSQQGKQFNYTGVIQTDAAINPGNSGGPLVNILGEVIGINTFIFTQSGGSEGLGFAIPINQVKKFIYELQSHATRRNAWLGMGVQTLTSEMARAMGISGTTGLIITNVFPNTPAATAGISEAWVVISANGIKYSSEADWQMMEMGLFVGDTVRLSGITDEGKSFTRTLKASEYEPQKAEMIADLGAEVMEIDPATRYRFNIQSQEGVYVSKVEKGGFASKLGLSEGDVILAYGSYKVSNVKNLKQALKAEHDPKSLVIERGGGRYRLYRGF